The Melitaea cinxia chromosome 24, ilMelCinx1.1, whole genome shotgun sequence genome window below encodes:
- the LOC123665391 gene encoding myrosinase 1-like, whose translation MYIILLYFFFILYSSLWQIYLCMDMKFPDSFKFGAATASYQIEGGWNADGKGEHIWDRLSHTPGKIRGNATGDIAANSYVNWREDIRVAKEMGLQFYRFSISWPRILPTGFPNKFNKAGAKYYSDFIDGLLAEGIEPVVTLYHWELPVKMQDMGGWTNPLIVDWFGNYARIVYSLYADRIKTWLTINEANVVCDIAYNVGAYAPAIKEPDYAPYICNKHIMLAHARAYRIFDEEFRPKYNGKVSLANNLMWIEPSMPKDEELAKLARENMGGRYTHPILSKEGGWPPAYEKAMLKYSLEQGETESRLPPFTEEERKYVKGTADFYGFNYYTTNMIRPANPGEFPGQWFISGTTELNGVLEQPPNAYYGALKGLPVYPEGLRKQMVWLKEQYGDVDIMITECGYSTTGYQLDDYERSEFFHEHLEQTLLAMKLDNINVIGFAAWSLIDNFEWLNGYYIKFGLYEVDFEDPERKRTPRASALYYECVAKSRTLYRNCLDQNKAAERRSQNSATNITNSGVLLLILLLLNFINN comes from the exons atgtatattatactgttatactttttttttattctttacagTTCGCTATGGCAAATATATCTATGTATGGACATGAAGTTTCCCGACAGTTTCAAATTCGGAGCCGCGACAGCATCATATCAAATCGAGGGAGGCTGGAATGCTGATG GCAAAGGTGAACATATATGGGACAGGCTTTCACACACTCCTGGAAAGATTAGAGGTAATGCAACAGGAGATATCGCAGCAAACTCTTATGTGAATTGGCGTGAAGACATTAGAGTTGCAAAAGAAATGGGTCTTCAGTTTTATAG GTTTTCAATAAGCTGGCCGCGTATCCTCCCAACTGGTTTTCCCAACAAATTCAACAAAGCCGGAGCAAAATATTACAGCGACTTCATAGATGGTCTTCTCGCTGAGGGCATCGAACCTGTCGTAACGCTGTACCACTGGGAACTGCCAGTAAAAATGCAAGATATGG gTGGTTGGACCAACCCTCTGATAGTCGATTGGTTTGGAAACTATGCAAGGATTGTGTACTCACTGTACGCTGACCGCATCAAGACCTGGCTGACCATAAATGAAGCTAATGTCGTTTGTGATATCGCGTACAACGTCGGCGCATATGCTCCAGCCATCAAAGAACCTGACTATGCTCCTTATATATGCAATAAACACATAATGCTAGCCCACGCTAGGGCTTACAGGATATTTGATGAAGAATTTAGGCCTAAATATAACg GAAAAGTTTCTCTTGCCAATAACTTAATGTGGATCGAACCATCCATGCCCAAGGACGAAGAACTAGCAAAGTTGGCACGTGAAAACATG GGAGGAAGATACACACATCCAATATTATCAAAAGAAGGAGGTTGGCCACCTGCATATGAAAAGGCGATGCTGAAATACAGTCTGGAACAAGGTGAAACTGAAAGCAGGCTCCCTCCATTTACCGAAGAAGAACGGAAATATGTAAAAG GTACAGCAGATTTTTACGGTTTCAACTATTACACCACTAATATGATCAGACCAGCTAACCCCGGAGAATTTCCTGGACAATGGTTCATATCGGGTACGACAGAACTTAATGGAGTGTTGGAACAGCCTCCCAACGCTTATTATGGTGCTTTGAAAGGATTACCG GTTTATCCAGAAGGTCTTCGTAAGCAGATGGTGTGGTTAAAGGAACAGTATGGAGACGTTGATATTATGATTACAGAATGCGGGTACTCCACTACTGGCTACCAGCTCGATGACTATGAAAGATCTGAATTCTTCCATGAACACTTGGAACAG ACGCTTCTGGCTATGAAGTTAGACAATATCAATGTTATAGGATTCGCAGCGTGGTCGCTCATAGACAACTTCGAGTGGCTAAATGGATATTA taTAAAATTTGGTCTTTACGAAGTGGACTTTGAAGATCCTGAGCGTAAGAGAACGCCGCGGGCTTCCGCTCTATATTACGAGTGCGTGGCCAAAAGCAGAACGCTCTATAGAAACTGTCTTGATCAGAACAAAGCTGCTGAGAGACGGTCACAAAACAGTGCCACCAATATAACTAACAGTGGAGTGTTATTACTTATACTGTTActactaaattttattaataattaa